The Solanum pennellii chromosome 7, SPENNV200 DNA segment TCCTTTATGCTTGTATCAATCTTACTCAAACCAAAACGAATACTATAGACCAGTTCtacttgaaaagaaataagatGTGTAAAATGTAAATCAACACAAGAGTTAGTATAGTTGCAATGCTTTTGTGTACCAATGTTGATAGATTTCATTTGAGAGTATTAGTTAAAAAGACCGTTTTTATGGAAATAGGGAGGACTATTTATAATGCTGAGTTGATTAGAGATAAATTTAGCCATTTTCTAGTGAATATGAAGTATAAAAATGAAACTATGGTGATTGTCTATTATCTCTTTCTTTTTGGGTTATGAGGTAGAAATGTATCTGTGAAATTTTATGTGCTATCTATGGGTGGGAAAATCATCCGCCTGGCAAACACTAGTAAGGTGTACATCAAGATTCAGATTTGAGCAAACCCATGCTTCAGTGGGATTTGAACCTTGGCCTCTACCTTAATCGTTGAGCTATAATTTCATTGCATTTTCTTACATTCTTTAAGTGAAGAGAGGATATTGGTTTTCTTTGTATGTTTctcctgttttttttttgtaatggatggtttttgttgattttcatgatGCAGCAATTGGATTTAATGTTGAGACGGTGCAGTATAACAATATAAAGTTTCAAGTTTGGGATCTAGGTAAACTAATGGATTAGTTTGACGTTTGGTGCAAAGTATTTGTTCTATATGTTCTGAGTTTTCCTGAACCTTAACTAGATTTTGTTTGAATAATGCTTCGCTTTCTTCCCAGTTTTGTTAGGAGCTCAATATTTTCCAGCTTTATTCTCATAAGACAATCATTTCATGCTCTTTGCTTGACGCTTATATCTGTAGTAAATGTTTCCCTTGAAATTCccttaacttaaaataagttttgttAGACAGGATGGCCTCAGTTCTTCCCAGTTTTTTAAATTAGTTCAAACTTTTGCAGCTTTTCGCACAAGACACTAGTTTCACGCAACTTTGATGCTTTTACATGGCTAAATATGTTCAATAGGGATGGTCACAGGcactcaaaatttaaaaatgagtAATCAGTTCATGTGAATTGTAGATCTTTCATTTATCTCTAAATTAATCTTTGTGTCAGTATATGGGTTATTGGTGTCTGGCGTATTGTATCCTAAAGCTTGCACAGAAAGGTTTGAACTAGTGTTTAGTGAAGTGGGAGGAGAGCTATGAGGTCTCCAAATTCCAGCAGAGGCAAAaaaacactaggttattctttcCATTTGCCTAAGCCTTAATGAACTTACCTGACCTCTGAGCTAGTTAGAGGTAACATCATAGGAGGTGCCCGGTTAAATTGTTAAGATGCACACAAGTTGGTCCGGAAACCacctttttgtttaaaaaatttatcctaAAGCTTAGTAATTAAGGTGCATGTCTTGACAAAGGAGGGATTACCTAGTGGGAAAGATATTCCACCTCCAACCATAATATTGGGTGTTGAGTTACCAAGGGAGAAAAGTGGGAAAGGACCCCACCACCATATGCTTCATAAAAAGTGTGCACTTCAGATAAAGACATGCAAAGCAATCTCAAAGTGGGAAAGGACCCATCACCACCCCTGCCTTGTCCGGAGTTTCTTCATTCTTAATCTGATCTCTCTTTATTTGTCCACACATCAATCTCAGCATCCTCATTTCTACTACTTTCATCTGTTGAACAAGGAAGTTTTTGATTGACCAACACTCTGCCCCATACAACATAGTCAGTGTAACCACCACATGGTAGAACTTACCTTTAAGTATTGATGACACATTTTTAACCGTATGCAAGTCTCCATTTCATCCACCCGGCTTCAATATGATGTGTGACATCATTGTCAATCTCTTCACACCTTGGATTTACTGACCTAGGTACTTGAAACTTCCTCTCTTGAGTATGACGTGTGTATTAAGCCTCATGTCCATGTCCGCTTCATGAGTCCTGTCATTGAACTTACACTCCCGAAGGTAGGATACgagttggaaaaaaaatgttgtCAGGGATACTGAGAACAATTTGTGTAAAGCTATCTATATGGGCATATGGCTAACATGCCACGAAAAAATTACTCAAAGTCTTGGAATTATCTCAATACACAATTCTCAGCATGTGATGTATAGTTATTGTTTCTTTTTCCAAGAATGCTTTGTCATGCTTTCTATAATATGTTTCCATGATATCTTCACTTCCGTTATTTCTTTTTCCATCTACTTTGATATGCTTTTCCTTGACCTGAGTGCATTATCAGAAACAACTCCCTACCTCCCAGACCCACTTGTGAGATTGCACTGTGTatgttgttgaaagattatcaGCATGTGATCTCATTGCGTACTGCTTAAAGAATGTGTAGTTTCATGTAGTGGATGTATATCCCAAATCTTTACTGTAAGAGCTATGATGATTTTTGTCTTCGAAAAAAGAGAGTTTCTGCTGATTTTCGTTAAACAACTTAACTATTCAGTGTTCAATTTGTGTGTATCTGATTCCTTTAGCTACATTTCCTAGTGATTTACGCTTTTCCTCATCAATTTTATTTTGCTATATCATGTTAAGATTTCGACTAAGGGTTACATAAAGAATGGTTAGTATAGAGGATAGGTTGTGGTTGGAGAGCTTTAGGCAGAAAGGTAGGCATAATGCGATGAGCcaaaaatgaattttgtttCTGCTTAAAGGCAAACAGCGAAAGAGGAATGTTACCCTTCAGAGAAAATACTAAACTACACCTCggcattttaataaaaatggaaGTGTAATAGTGCAAATCTCTCTGATTGTTCAGACCAAAGATCATTGTTTAGggttcttctttatttttgtggGTGTTTTTGACAGATTTGCTTTTGTTGCGCTCTTCTGCATAGCGtcatttctatttattttcctCTCTACCTAGAATCAACAATATGACTTTCTTCTAATTATGTACCTTTTTTTCACCCTTTTTACAATAATGCAGGGGGACAGACTAGTATCAGGTAACTTCTAACTGACTCTGAAACTTATAATAAAAAGATTTGTACATATCTTTTGTATCTATCTTGAAATCTACTAATGTGCATGGTTgatgttaacttcatatcattGATTAGTATGCTTGTCTCCCCTCCCCTTTCAGTCTTTCCATTTCTTTTTGTAGTTGATGTGCTAGTGCAGACTTGTgatatcttttataaataaaggTCATACTGCACACACCTAGTCAATATCTAGAGTTCCTTACTTGATGACCAATGTCATAAGTGGTTCACTTCCTTACCTTCCAAGTTTACTCTCTGATGGGATTCAATGGGTGGTAATGTAAAACTGGCTCCAGTGATTCAGGAATTGGCTCATCAGTGAAGATGTGAAATAACAAGTCAATTTGGGATTATTAAGCTGAAAATTGAAGTTCGATGTATTCAAGACTTGATTTTTCTCAATATATGCAGTGTCTAGAAATCAGATCTGTTGATTTTTAGTACTTCAGCATTAATATTAGGACACGAGACAACCACTTCCACTTCTTTAGCTTATAGAACATTTTACAGTAAGTAAAGGTAGATCTTATCTACTATCCGTGTGACTACTTTATAGCATAAATGCTTTCACGGACTTGGCAGTTAGGGCATCTTCCTTTTAGACAATTCGTCTTGGTCTTAGGGTTGTAGCATATTGGAGAATTACTATATGTGTCCCAGTGAGCTTGTCTTGCACTTTTGCTGCTCTGTCTTAGTATATATTCCTTGACAAAATATGCCATTAAGTGGTTTGGCACATACTAGGAGAAGCTTGAACAAAATCTTTATGCATAAATTTTACCTTGAAGATCTTGTCTCAGAAACCATATCAATTGAGGAAAAAGTTCTATTAGTTTTGAGAACACTAAAAATTCTTCTCTGCTTTGTTTAGAAAGAAACTAGGGAAATATATGTCTTGTTTACATCTATGGGCTTTTCTTTGTGAGCCGGATAGCACGTGAAGACAACAAATTTGAAGATCTCCATATATTTGGGCTCTACTACTGATATTCATGAGTCTTGGAAGGCTGTAGCAGGCTTATGCTGTTGTCCAAATCTCTACTGTGATGTTTTGACACACTGCTGGCAAGATTTTATTGACTCTTAACCAAAAATGGAACAATATGTATCGGATACCCTGGTTGTAGGCTACAAGCAAAGTTATTAATTCAGATATTCACGATTGGCATATTTTTTAAAGGGAACTGTCACGTCTTTAGGACCAGAAGGTCGCAGAGTGCCAAAGCTTGGTCTATTTGTTCGACAAGCTAAGTATGCTTGTATATTGCAGGATAGTCACGATGTATGCCTGTGTGGAGGTGGGTACAAGGAATAACAGAGTGTTCTCTGTTACaatttattatgaaatgtttCTGGTTATGGGGGAGAATGCATTTCCATATAGCTCGATTTAGATCTCAAAAAGTATAGAGAAAGGTgtgttcttttttccttttcactTGGCTAGCAGCAAGAGGGGGTGATGTTGGCGTCTAAGAATTTGAGAAAGAGGAAGGTTGCTTATGTCAAAGGTGTTGACCATCTCTTCATTCATTGTTTGGCAATTTCGAGGTTATGGGGGGAAATCCTTAGTTGGTTTGGGCCAGTTTGGGTGATGCCACACACAGTGAAAGAGCTTATTTTCACTTGGAACTATGGTCACTATgataaaagaaggaaaatatgtAGGGCTTGGAATGTTGTTCTACCAGCACTTATATGGATTATTTtaagagagaaataagagagctTTGAGTGGGTAGAGATGAATTTTGTACATTGAGTATTACCCTCTTATCCTTTATTTCGTTTCGGTGCACCCATGAAATTCCTTTTATGTATTGATGGCTTAATGTCTTCCGTAGAATTccatttatttttgtatgttttctACTTTTTGGTATACATGTTGTATATGGGTGTTTTGTTTTTTGCTCAaacatcaataaaaatttattacttcATCAAAAGATTATCTTCAGGCATGAGTAAAAGCCGAGTCAAACCTGCACTTTTTCTGTGGCCATTTTGGGGTTGGGGCTTGCTTCAATTTAGTGCCTCAAAAACTGAACTATTTAATGACTTTTAGATACACAAGGTCTATATCTTCCTGAGGTTCTCGTAAATCACTCTTGTTTCCCTGGTTAAGCCTCAtactgtttttttcttttgataaagtTAAAGTTGTATTCTTCAGCAATAAGGGTAAGCTGGCTACCTCCAAAAATTTATAAGCTAAATCCAAAATTACATAGATCCAAGGAAATCTACCAACTGTTCTACTTCTTCTATACCAtcttctttacaccaaaaaaataacatgttaatgCAATTTTCTTCAACTTTCTTCTCATGACACTTGAGGTTTCTTTCTCTCCAAGTAGCCCACCAGACACAAGTAGGTACTATAgaccaccatcttttttgggtCTTTCCCCCTCTCTCCCTCATCCAAAAGCTCAAAGAATCAGCAGTATGTTCTGGCATCAAAAGATGCTGAGATAACAGTATGAGGTTAAGCCTCATACTGTTATCTCAGCATCTTTTGATACTGTGTACCTACTATGTATGAACTTATAGTTGCCATCATAATGTATATCTCATCTCCCATTTCGTGATTTTTTGAAATGTGGAAAGGTCCTTCATGGGTTCTTTTGCTGGTTAGGCCATACTGGAGGTGCTATTTTCCTAATACTCAAGCTATAATCTACGTTGTCGACTCAAGTGACACTGATAGGCTCGTGGTTGCTAAAGAGGAGTTCCACGCCATATTGGAGGTACCTTTTCCTTATTGCTCTCTCTCACTCTCTAACGTATatgtgtgtctatatatatatatatataatcttcctGCTTGTTGAAAATTAGGTTCCATTGTGACCAGCTGCTGCTAAATAGgacatatctttttattttggaTCCAGACACTGCATGCTAAGTAAACTTGATTTATGGAAACAACGGCCATCGGCTATTATTGCAAAAGAAATACTTGTCCTTTACTCCTTTTCAATGTTTCCCTGTTAAGTGAAGGGATTCTGAACACACAATAATACCCCCAAAATTGTCATTTCGAATATATAGCACTTGTGAAACTTCAAAATAGAAAGTTTACCAGAAGCATAaggcaacaacaacaatatactcaatataatcCCATAAGTGGAGTTTGGGGAGGGTGGtgtgtacgcagaccttacccctaccttgggaAGGTAGATAGGTTGTTTCTGGAAAATTCTCGGTTTGAGTAAAGCAATTTAAAgcaaaaagatgaataaaacAATAGCAGTAGCAAATAGTACGATAATTaaagcaaaaagaaaacaacataTGCCAACAAAACTCAAAGAATAAGACAATACGGTAGTGATGATAAAGCAAAGGAAACcagtaataataaaaaactGAGAATAAGATAATAGGACAATATACTAAAAGTACTAATATGGGAAAAGTCAGTTACTAACTTCAAATCCTCGATAGATTATGGTGCAAATAACATTCACCATGGTACCTCCCCTTGGATATGACACATCAATTTATCCATCGCCAGGACAAATAAAAACAGGCTAAGAGCTGATCCCTGGTGCATCACGATTGAGAATTGTTCAGAGTCTCTTCCTAGTGTCCTTACACGGATCTTGGCTCCTTCGTGCCATTGTTGTCAAAGCGGCGTTTAAAGCACACTTTTACTCTAAAGTGAGGTTCAAAACATGTTGAGCGCTTTGCTTCACTTAGTGTGCACTTCAGTGTTGTGAGAAGACATATTTTCCTTGCCAATAAATGTTTCTTGAAGAGGTGACATCAAACAATCAAAAATTCACTTTATTGTTATTCTTTTCGTCCATATATTTGTTATTCATGAAGGGAGCTTTGACGTAGCTGGTAAAGTTGCTGCCATGTGACTAGGAGGTCATGTGTTCAGCTGTGGAACAACCTTGTGGTTCCGCCCTTCCTCGTAGATGATGCATAGTGTAGCTTAGTCCACCAGACTGCCctttatatttgttattcatGCGTATAGTTATTATTCTTGGATTAAACAAACTTGTAAATGGTAGaaaaggggggggggagggggtgCTGAAGAAGGGGATTGAAGATGATGAGAAAAATGACAGCGGcggagaaagaagaaaataatggaGAGGGGAAGGAGACGTAAATGACGCAAAGGGGAGATGGAAGAGAAACAGATAAAatggggaggggggggggatatATTCTGTAGAATCCTATGTtacctttataaaaaaaaatattctgtAGAATTCTTTgaacatttttttccttttcatcacttttttttttggtatttcaaacttattttaattttacatgtTACGTGGGCTTGATGTGTCATCCATGTCAGGGCGAGTGAGGAACACACAACATTGAAggtgtttaaaatatttgttttgattgagTTGAGGTGTTTGGATGAAACTGTGTGGAGTAGAGGGGAGCTGCTTGTCAAAACAGGACAAGAGTGTTATTTGTTTTAGCAAAGTGATTTACAGAATAAGCAGTTCTTAGAATTGGCTCTACAGAGGTCCTCTATGACTTTGTTTTTTCTCAAAAGGACTTGATGTAAAATTTGTACATAGTTTTTTTGGTGGTGCAAGTTGATTGACAAtgtttttcttctagttttctTTAAAGAAAATGGATGAAAGTAGACTTATATTCATATGGAAGGAATTGTCTCAAATATCCTATAATCTAATTCATGTAGATTTAGCGGAAGTTAAAACACAATGGGAGATAAGAATCTATAGAGGCGACAAAAATAAGTTTGAGATATGTTTGTCATGTTAATACATTTCCTTCAGGCCCATGGTTTTTAGGAGTCTTTTAGCTTTGTCAGAGATTTATATACCAATACAAATTATAGGGAACTTCTAATACTCTCTCTAGTCGATATtaactgattttttttctttcaaataagtGAAATGTTCCAAGTTCAAGATAAATGTTAGaacttttttccatttttgcCCTTCATTTACATTTTTAGGTGGTAAGTTCAAGAGAGTTAATTTctcatatttatgattttattttgagttatttCTATATTCAAGAATAGTTTCACAATAACTTAAAGGGTAAAAGTGGAAAGTAATATTCAATTTAtgtcacttttctttttaatgaatGTGCATTGTCTCACAAGTTCACTTAATATGGAATAGAGGGagtattatttgtttttattttatataatattggTTTGAGATGAGTTGAATGGAGAAACATGGTTAGTGAGGTTATATAACCGTCTCAAATTTGTTGGAGATTAGGTCTTTGCTGCTCTTCTGATGGAAGTTAGAATCTCTCCAAATGATTTTTTAGTTGTGGTTAATCTGCTACCTGAAAGTGACATGTGTCCTTCAGTTCAAAACTTCGCAAAAAGGAGCATTGCATAGAGACTTGAAAACGGAAAGGTTGCctatacatgtttttttttttgaatttttcattctttaactTTTGCTAAGTTGAAGAGCCATGTTGCTGCAAGTGGGGAATAATTTCTACTAATGGTCGAATTGTATTTGTGTGGGTGCCAGAGATGCAACTTTTTAAGTGTTGTACAAATAGTAGAAATATAATTTGTTCTACCAGGAAGCCatctatttttttccttttgaatcTTCTAATTTCTAGTTTAACTTTCTGGTTCCTATCTTTTATTTGACTTCTGAGGAATAGCATTTACGATGTGTTTTACTTATGAGGATGGTCATTGATGATGCatgtttccttttcttttcttcccaGGAGGAAGAGTTGAAGGGTGCTGTTGTCCTCATCTATGCTAACAAGCAGGTTTGCGTCCTTGCTAGTTCTTTTTCTACATAGCTGAGAAAGAAGTTTTGGTCCATTTGATCCTGGAATGAATGCAATGTTTTCTTTCATTATTAAGCCATAGTTTTGGGTTACTATTTAGTAGTATTGAAATTGCTACATAGTTCTTCTTTTGCCTGTCAGAGATTTGCATGACAATGTAAGGATAGCCTGAGATTTATAGAACCTCTAGATTCAGAAAATCCCTAGTTTGTTTTAAAAGACAAACTATTGGTTATTGGACTGTAACAGGCCCAATGGAGTGCAATTGGAAATAGATGAGTAACTTAGCAGCCTCCAAATAGTTTGGGATTAAGGTGTAGTCGTTGTTGTTCTTTCTTTGGCCGACTTGCATTCTCTATCTCTCATGCGTGCACGTGCGACACTGAAATACCAACCCACATACAGACTGACAGTAGCCGTTTTTTCAGATAAGCATGTAATCATTCACTATCATTTATTTAGAGTCTTCAATTTTTGACAGGATCTTCCTGGTGCACTTGATGATGCTGCAGTGACTGAGGCCTTAGAGCTGCACAAGATTAAAAGTAGGCAGTGGGCTATTTTTAAGACTTCTGCCATCAAAGGAGAAGGGCTCTTTGAGGGCTTGGACTGGTGAGCTCAACTTCGTACTTTTTTTATGCTGCTACAGCAATTATATGGCATAAATGCAAACCATATTTTTTGAAACTCTAGTTGATTCCACCGGTCGTACCAGTGTTCTCATTTGTCATTAAGTGGGCTCCTTGGAAAAAAAGGGCACTCCGGTGCCCAACATCTTGCGTTCATGTAGGGTCCTGGGAAGGGTCACACCCTAAGGGTATGAAATGTAGGCAGCCTACCATGATTCAATGATCAGTGGTAATTCGACAACTTGAACTCGTGACCTATAGGTTGCACGGGGTTAACTTTACAATTGCTCCAAAGACAGCCCGTTTAATTGGGTTGTCTTTTTTGGAAAAGAtgagcaaaaataaaaaaatgaaaagattattTGTCAAACTTGGTAGTCTATTTGGATGAGAGGCTCCAAGGCTATGCAAGCATTTTTCAGCCTCAACTTCTCTTCATTTGCTTTGCTGATATCATATTTTGCAGTTGCTGAGATGTCTCTCACATGAGttgaacacacacacacacacacactcacataaACCTATCGTTCTCATGTCGATTCTTCTGAATGTAGGTTGAGTAATACACTCAAATCCGGAGGTGGCTAAATTTTTGTAAACGATGCTGCAGATAGACTGTGAAGACAAACAAGAGAGAACTTGGTATTCATGTGGCcttcaattatttttctaattgcCATAGTTTCTGATTAATGCGAACTGCTCGGATATAATGTTTATACTCATCACAGATAATGAGAATACGAGGCTTTATTTTGACTTCATAGATTACAATTTACACTTGAAAAGCTCAATGATTTTCCCTTCATCTTTTCTTCTGTTTctctttcctgttttggttaTATATTTGTCAATTGTCTTGGTCTTTGATTTTAAACATATAGTTATATTCCATAAACAAATGGTGTTTGCAAGTTAGAAAAAGCAAGTTGATAAAGTTGACAAACAATTTAGATATTTGGTATTCTTGGAGAATACAGTACCTCATAAATGAAGTTGTCAAAACAGATACAATTGGATAATAGAACATTATTTAACTGAAGTGAAAAGGCTTTCAACAGAATGATCATTAAAAAAGGAAGATTTTTAGACCAAAACAATATTATACTGAAGAATGTGTAACACAAAGAGGATAaaacaacatagaaatcaaATGGAGAgataatgaaagaaaaagatatatataggcgatactaaaattatatttaattgacttTAAATCTATCGAAATAAATCACTCTCAAATAAAGCGACATAGAtagcaaaaattaaattaggatACAACTAGGACTATGGCACGCACTCTCAAATGAAGCGACTCAAATAGCCAATCCCTACTTGTTTGAGATTTTAGAAAGAATCAGTCTAAACAACCGTCGACACATAAAAAGTTAAgctgtattaaaaaaatattcagaaGCATGGTAGTCATTGATGTGGGGATAATAAACATTCAACTTTCTGAATAATTTAGTTCATTAAGAAGTTCACTGGGAAACAACGCACACACTGAATAtgtcaaatatttatttctcaatttttcttcCTACTCATCATAATATTATTTCCTACTGCTGCTGCTGCCTGttaaaaaagtataaaactCTGATTTCTACAATGCTGACTGAAAAATCATCTCTGCAAGCTCCTGCATTTTTTTGAaccaaacaaattaattaaaactaaGATCACACACAGAAGAATAAGTTCCAGATATGTGCATATTAGATGACAATGTTTTGTTGAAGGTTTAATAAGAACACGTATTTAACGTTCAAGCTGAGAAAGAGTATTCGAAAGATAAGTGACGTTTCAACAGTAAATTTCACTTGAAATACTAAACAAGTTTTTCAAGATTTCACTGGTATTTCAAATAGTGAAAGTTCAGTATTTGTAATAATGATGATCAGAACGGTATTCGTTAATACTAAACTTTAGTATttgcaaataatgaaatattatttatggcAAGTGAACATTGCAAGTCTATAAAATGTTACCTGCTTTCCAGAAGGAACTTTAGGTTCTCCCCATTCTAGCGCCTTCTTCTCGAGCAGTTCAAAGTCTGCCTTCCCAGACTGTTGGAGAACACGTAGTATTACTCTCAAGCGTTTAGTGAACAGAACACAGTAGACAGCAGATGGAAAACGAAAAGGTGATAGTAAAACAATACCTCAATTGCAGAACCAAGTTCGGAGTCAAAACTCTGATATCGCTTTCTGACAAGATCATTCAACGAGCCCTCCTGTTTGCAAACACAGAAAATTAAGTACACCATTGCATATTTGATCGGTAATATTAGTTGATTGAAAATTTGGCAAGTAGTTGAGAAAGGAACAGCACCTCAATTAGCTTGGCAGCATTTCTGAGGCCACGGGCTAAAGTGTCCATACCAGCAATGTGAGCAATAAATATGTCCTCAACATCAGTGCTCTCCCTCCGCCTATTAGGAGGAACAAAAAACATCATCCCCAACCctttaaagtatattttttttcatatgacGGATAACAAAACAAGTATTGTCGTTGGATTAGTTTCTGTCTGGCCAATCACAACTAGCTTGGGATCGAGACatacttgaatgatattgaCTAATTCGTTACTGTCTAAGATTTTTAACATATGATAGGTAACATTAATAAGATAATTGAAGTCAAATATTC contains these protein-coding regions:
- the LOC107026505 gene encoding ADP-ribosylation factor 1, translating into MGLVFSRLFSSLFGNKEARILVLGLDNAGKTTILYRLQMGEVVSTIPTIGFNVETVQYNNIKFQVWDLGGQTSIRPYWRCYFPNTQAIIYVVDSSDTDRLVVAKEEFHAILEEEELKGAVVLIYANKQDLPGALDDAAVTEALELHKIKSRQWAIFKTSAIKGEGLFEGLDWLSNTLKSGGG